The following coding sequences are from one Apodemus sylvaticus chromosome X, mApoSyl1.1, whole genome shotgun sequence window:
- the LOC127675568 gene encoding protein FAM104A-like — protein sequence MASSRKRGRDEDEEENVSPPHSKRTKRDQALQDTGGKQLPNNENGLNQRNTNNTDREGVPGNSLNDVTAEEDANIHELSQEEGNEVCQEEDPYSHINNILREAHFYSRRQRAQSRKTT from the exons ATGGCTTCAAGCAG gaaaagaggaagagatgaaGACGAGGAAGAAAATGTCAGTCCCCCTCATTCGAAGAGGACTAAGAGGGACCAGGCCTTACAGGACACCGGTGGTAAACAG tTACCAAACAACGAAAATGGACTGAACCAAAGAAACACCAATAATACTGACCGTGAAGGAGTCCCAGGGAACAGCTTAAATGATGTCACTGCTGAAGAAGACGCTAACATCCATGAATTATCACAAGAGGAGGGCAATGAAGTATGCCAAGAAGAAGATCCTTACTCCCACATTAATAACATCTTGAGGGAAGCTCATTTTTACAGCCGCCGGCAGAGAGCTCAATCAAGAAAGACCACCtaa